A DNA window from Engystomops pustulosus chromosome 6, aEngPut4.maternal, whole genome shotgun sequence contains the following coding sequences:
- the LOC140064269 gene encoding uncharacterized protein, with the protein MSQSQVSSIKTRSRASSSKASTTSNAAAIARAKAEAARTRATFAEQEMQLKLQQASLEAERARQQASLEAEQASLDLERARLEATLEKLTIEREAAAAMAEAEILEAAAFSHSEPSRHSSMPDLEQEPQDTLERTSEYVLQHPACTPQTTHETKVTNCESSPRHHILRQEADLRPHFCKQENATAQVNFPAYQRTQASSQHPGSYYTPRQCGTVKPKAETSDRYGYTPHSHQGNHLPTCLSTNQATIDFAKFFARRELVTKGLVKFNDRPENYRAWRSSFQSLIRDLDLSSREELDLLVKWLGDESAEHAKRIRAININYPETGLKMIWDRLDECYGSAEVIENSLFKRIDDFPRIASKGYQKLRELSDLLTELQVAKAEGDLKGLAFLDTARGVNPIVQKLPHNLQEKWVNHGFKYKEIHDVQFPPFSVFVEFITQQAKIRNDPSFDFTLSCATPSGLKQHKTPVAVHKTNVSSKSNSYRPSSSSHQDGRSTDPSKQCPLHQKPHSLLKCRGFREKSMEDRKAFLRDNKICYKCCLATSHFAKDCKVSVKCTECDSTDHNSALHPGPPPWASSHIESGQEQGGEEGNTETETPDVTSQCTEVCKGLVGGRSCSKICLVRVYPTDCKDKAFKVYAILDDQSNKSLARSTFFEIFNIKGPGSPYSLKTCAGTVETAGRRATGYTIESIDGRTCLTLPTIIECNQIPDNRSEIPTPDVAKHQPHLKHIAHLIPKLDPQAQIILLLGRDILQVHKPRHQINGPHNAPFAQKLDLGWVIVGDVCIGGVHRPTSVNNMLTSTLENGRPSLFQPCYSNIFIKELPHSIPLPCHITSNLCDNHTCTSDHDHLGCTVFQRTKEDNQLAMSFEDRLFLEIMEQGIVKDESNSWIAPLPFRPKRQCLPNNREQVCKRFASLRRNLQKKPDMKDHFFKFMERVFENSHAEIAPTLKDSEECWYLPIFGVYHPKKPGQIRVVFDSSAKFEGVSLNDVLLPGPDLNNRLLGVLLRFRRDSVAFMADIQQMFHCFLVKEEHRNFLRFFWFKDNNPLEEPIEYRMRVHIFGNSPSPSVAIYGLKHSAREGEKEYGSDVTQFIKKDFYVDDCLKSLPTNESAISLLKRAQELLANSNLRLHKIASNSKKLMEAFPSHDYSNDLKDLSTDTFPMQRSLGLLWDLKSDTFTFQVSEEEKPFTRRGVLSAINSLYDPLGFAAPVTIQGKAILRDLTHDASDWDEQLPNEKKALWVEWKDSLTNLSHLHVARSYAPVPSTEVQLQRLYVFSDASIKAIAAVAYLKTVDIKGQCHIGFVMGKAKLAPLPEHTIPRLELCAAVLAVELAEMIATEMHLEIKDAVFYTDSKVVLGYIYNESRRFYVYVNNRVLRIRRSTLPKQWNFVPTDQNPADQATRSVAANRLKDTTWFTGPAFLYSSEHGTTDLETFKLVDADKDAEIRPKVSTLHTVTSDNYLKSRRFSRFSTWKSLVRAITFLTHIARSFKNTKLANVKECKGWHLCKMFFRPVTELMLLLSSEDSYGGID; encoded by the coding sequence ATGTCACAAAGCCAAGTGTCTTCTATCAAGACAAGATCACGGGCCAGTTCCTCAAAAGCATCTACCACTAGCAATGCAGCCGCCATCGCCCGCGCAAAAGCGGAAGCAGCGAGGACACGGGCTACCTTTGCTGAACAAGAGATGCAGTTGAAATTACAACAGGcttccttagaagcagagagggcacgaCAACAGGCTTCCTTAGAAGCAGAACAGGCTTCTCTAGACTTAGAAAGAGCACGCCTGGAAGCTACACTCGAGAAGCTGACAATTGAGAGGGAAGCCGCAGCTGCCATGGCGGAAGCAGAAATCTTAGAGGCAGCCGCGTTCTCTCACAGCGAGCCCAGCAGACACAGTAGCATGCCTGATCTGGAACAAGAACCCCAGGATACACTAGAACGCACTTCAGAATATGTCCTTCAACATCCTGCGTGTACTCCTCAGACTACACATGAAACAAAGGTTACCAACTGCGAGTCAAGTCCAAGACATCATATTTTACGTCAAGAAGCGGACCTCAGACCACATTTCTGCAAGCAAGAGAATGCTACGGCTCAAGTCAACTTCCCTGCCTACCAGAGAACCCAAGCTTCATCCCAGCATCCAGGAAGTTACTACACTCCCAGACAGTGTGGCACTGTGAAACCCAAAGCAGAGACTTCTGACAGGTATGGCTACACACCACACTCTCACCAAGGCAACCATTTGCCAACCTGTCTCAGCACAAACCAAGCCACTATAGACTTTGCTAAGTTCTTTGCTAGACGTGAGCTTGTCACCAAAGGACTTGTAAAGTTCAATGATCGCCCCGAGAACTATAGGGCTTGGCGATCCTCATTCCAGAGTCTTATAAGAGACTTAGATCTGTCTTCTAGGGAAGAGCTAGATCTACTGGTGAAATGGCTTGGGGATGAATCTGCTGAGCATGCTAAGAGGATCAGAGCCATTAACATAAACTATCCAGAAACAGGCTTAAAGATGATCTGGGATAGACTTGATGAGTGTTATGGCTCAGCAGAGGTTATAGAAAATTCATTATTCAAAAGAATTGATGACTTCCCTAGAATAGCTAGCAAGGGCTACCAAAAACTTAGGGAACTAAGTGATCTGTTAACTGAACTACAGGTTGCCAAAGCAGAAGGAGATTTAAAGGGACTTGCATTTCTTGACACAGCCAGAGGTGTCAACCCTATAGTGCAAAAACTTCCTCACAACCTACAAGAGAAGTGGGTCAATCATGGTTTTAAGTATAAGGAAATCCATGATGTACAGTTTCCACCCTTCAGTGTATTTGTGGAATTTATTACTCAGCAAGCAAAAATCAGAAATGATCCCAGTTTTGATTTTACTCTATCCTGTGCCACTCCATCTGGTCTTAAACAACATAAAACTCCGGTAGCAGTTCACAAAACTAATGTTTCTTCTAAAAGTAATTCTTACAGGCCTTCAAGCTCCTCCCACCAGGATGGAAGATCCACGGATCCAAGTAAGCAGTGTCCCCTGCACCAGAAGCCACATTCCCTACTGAAATGCAGAGGCTTTagagagaagtccatggaggaccgCAAAGCTTTCCTCAGGGACAACAAAATCTGCTACAAGTGCTGCCTAGCAACATCACACTTCGCAAAGGACTGTAAGGTCAGTGTTAAATGTACAGAATGTGACAGCAcagatcacaactcagctttacaCCCTGGGCCACCACCGTGGGCCTCGTCTCATATAGAAAGTGGCCAGGAACAAGGTGGAGAGGAGGGAAATACTGAAACAGAGACACCAGATGTTACTTCTCAATGCACTGAGGTCTGCAAAGGACTTGTAGGTGGCAGGTCCTGCTCAAAAATCTGTCTTGTCAGAGTTTACCCAACGGACTGCAAAGACAAAGCCTTCAAAGTATATGCCATTCTTGATGACCAAAGTAATAAATCTCTGGCTAGATCTACTTTCTTTGAGATTTTCAACATTAAGGGACCCGGCTCTCCCTACTCCCTAAAGACTTGTGCAGGCACTGTTGAGACGGCGGGGAGAAGAGCTACTGGGTACACAATAGAGTCTATAGATGGTCGCACCTGCCTGACTTTACCAACCATAATCGAGTGTAACCAGATCCCTGATAACAGGTCTGAAATCCCTACACCAGATGTTGCAAAACACCAACCCCATTTGAAGCATATAGCTCATCTCATACCCAAGTTAGATCCTCAAGCTCAGATAATTCTGCTCCTTGGAAGAGATATCTTGCAAGTTCACAAGCCTAGACATCAAATTAATGGTCCTCACAATGCTCCATTTGCCCAGAAACTTGACCTAGGGTGGGTGATTGTAGGTGATGTTTGTATAGGTGGTGTGCACAGACCCACTTCGGTGAACAACATGCTTACCAGCACATTAGAGAATGGACGCCCTTCTCTCTTTCAACCATGTTACAGTAACATCTTCATAAAAGAGCTTCCACACAGCATTCCTCTACCCTGTCATATCACTAGCAACCTTTGTGACAACCATACTTGTACTAGTGACCATGACCACTTAGGATGCACAGTCTTCCAGAGAacaaaggaagacaatcaactGGCAATGTCCTTTGAGGATAGACTGTTCTTAGAAATAATGGAGCAAGGAATAGTTAAAGATGAATCAAATAGTTGGATAGCACCTCTTCCCTTCAGACCCAAAAGGCAGTGTTTGCCTAACAATCGAGAACAAGTTTGTAAACGCTTTGCTTCCCTTAGAAGGAATCTTCAGAAAAAGCCTGATATGAAAGACCACTTCTTTAAATTTATGGAAAGAGTGTTTGAGAACTCCCATGCAGAGATAGCTCCAACCTTAAAGGATTCAGAGGAATGCTGGTATCTACCTATATTTGGAGTTTACCACCCAAAGAAACCAGGACAGATAAGAGTAGTATTCGACTCTAGTGCCAAATTTGAGGGTGTTTCCTTAAATGATGTCCTGCTGCCAGGTCCAGACCTCAACAACCGACTCCTTGGAGTGCTTCTCAGATTTCGCAGGGACTCTGTTGCATTTATGGCTGACATCCAACAAATGTTCCACTGCTTTCTTGTTAAAGAGGAACACCGAAATTTCCTTAGGTTCTTTTGGTTCAAGGACAACAACCCCTTGGAGGAACCCATCGAGTATCGCATGCGTGTGCACATCTTTGGTAACAGCCCTTCCCCATCAGTGGCTATATATGGACTTAAACATTCAGCCAGGGAGGGTGAGAAAGAATATGGTTCAGACGTTACACAGTTTATCAAAAAGGACTTTTATGTGGATGACTGTTTAAAATCGCTACCTACAAATGAGTCTGCAATCAGTCTTCTTAAGAGAGCTCAAGAATTGCTTGCTAATTCAAACCTGAGGCTCCATAAAATTGCCTCCAACAGCAAAAAATTAATGGAAGCATTTCCCTCTCATGATTACAGCAATGACTTAAAGGACTTAAGTACTGACACTTTTCCAATGCAACGTAGTCTTGGACTGCTCTGGGACTTAAAGTCTGACACCTTTACCTTCCAAGTCAGCGAGGAAGAGAAACCCTTTACTCGGAGAGGAGTACTATCTGCTATAAACAGCTTGTATGATCCTTTAGGGTTTGCAGCTCCTGTTACCATCCAAGGTAAAGCAATACTTAGAGATTTGactcatgatgcctctgactgggatGAACAACTTCCCAATGAAAAGAAAGCCCTGTGGGTAGAGTGGAAGGATTCTCTAACAAATCTCTCTCATCTACATGTTGCACGCTCATATGCCCCTGTGCCATCTACAGAGGTTCAGCTACAAAGACTTTATGTGTTTTCTGATGCTTCTATCAAAGCCATTGCTGCTGTGGCCTATCTTAAAACAGTAGACATTAAAGGACAATGTCATATAGGATTCGTCATGGGCAAAGCAAAACTTGCACCACTCCCTGAGCACACTATACCGAGACTAGAACTTTGTGCTGCAGTATTAGCAGTTGAGCTTGCTGAGATGATCGCAACAGAGATGCATTTGGAGATCAAAGATGCTGTGTTTTACACAGACAGCAAGGTAGTCTTGGGATATATCTACAACGAAAGCCGACGCTTCTACGTGTATGTCAACAACAGGGTTCTACGAATCAGGAGGTCAACTTTGCCAAAACAGTGGAATTTTGTTCCTACTGATCAAAATCCTGCAGACCAAGCAACTAGATCTGTTGCTGCCAACCGCCTTAAAGACACTACATGGTTTACAGGTCCTGCCTTTCTATACAGCTCAGAACACGGCACTACGGATCTTGAAACATTTAAACTTGTGGATGCTGACAAGGATGCAGAAATCCGTCCCAAGGTatcgacactacacacagtgacttCAGACAATTACCTTAAGTCTCGCCGATTCAGCAGGTTCTCAACCTGGAAATCACTTGTTCGTGCCATCACTTTCTTAACCCACATAGCTCGTTCTTTCAAAAATACCAAGCTTGCTAATGTTAAGGAGTGTAAAGGCTGGCACCTCTGCAAAATGTTCTTCAGACCAGTAACTGAACTAATGTTATTGCTGTCATCTGAGGACTCTTATGGTGGCATCGATTGA